The following coding sequences are from one Streptomyces venezuelae window:
- the soxR gene encoding redox-sensitive transcriptional activator SoxR, producing the protein MPQIPEKVHELTVGQLADRSGVAVSALHFYESKGLITSRRTSGNQRRYHRDTLRRVAFIRASQRVGIPLSTIREALDSLPEERTPTREDWARLSEGWRSELDERIKQLGRLRDHLTDCIGCGCLSLDTCVLSNPDDVFGERHSGSRLLVDRGPRKR; encoded by the coding sequence GTGCCCCAGATACCGGAGAAGGTCCACGAACTCACCGTCGGCCAGCTCGCCGACCGCAGCGGCGTCGCCGTGTCCGCCCTGCACTTCTACGAGTCCAAGGGCCTCATCACCAGCCGCCGCACCTCCGGCAACCAGCGCCGCTACCACCGGGACACGCTCCGCCGCGTCGCCTTCATCCGCGCCTCCCAGCGCGTCGGCATCCCGCTCTCGACGATCCGCGAGGCCCTCGACTCGCTCCCCGAGGAGCGCACGCCGACCCGCGAGGACTGGGCGCGGCTCTCCGAGGGGTGGCGCTCGGAGCTGGACGAGCGCATCAAGCAGCTGGGCAGGCTGCGCGACCACCTGACCGACTGCATCGGCTGCGGCTGCCTGTCCCTGGACACCTGCGTGCTGTCCAACCCCGACGACGTCTTCGGCGAGCGGCACAGCGGCTCCCGCCTCCTGGTGGACCGCGGACCCCGGAAGCGGTAG
- a CDS encoding MaoC family dehydratase — protein sequence MAEPRIFTSPEELRAGVGEQLGYSDWLEIDQKRIDLFAEATGDHQWIHVDAEKAAEGPFGTTIAHGYLTLSLLPILVPQTMRVEGMKMGLNYGTEKVRFPSPVPVGSRLRATAVLTDVTPTKDGGVQVTAKVTVEREGGDKPACVAESVSRYYF from the coding sequence ATGGCGGAGCCGAGGATCTTCACGTCGCCCGAGGAGCTGCGCGCCGGAGTCGGCGAGCAGCTCGGGTACAGCGACTGGCTGGAGATCGACCAGAAGCGGATCGACCTCTTCGCCGAGGCGACCGGCGATCACCAGTGGATCCACGTGGACGCGGAGAAGGCGGCCGAGGGCCCCTTCGGGACGACCATCGCGCACGGCTACCTGACGCTGTCGCTGCTGCCGATCCTGGTGCCGCAGACGATGCGCGTCGAGGGCATGAAGATGGGCCTCAACTACGGCACGGAGAAGGTCCGCTTCCCCTCCCCCGTGCCGGTCGGCTCGCGGCTGCGCGCGACCGCCGTGCTCACGGACGTCACGCCGACCAAGGACGGCGGCGTACAGGTGACGGCCAAGGTCACCGTCGAGCGCGAGGGCGGCGACAAGCCGGCCTGCGTGGCGGAGTCGGTGTCGCGCTACTACTTCTGA
- a CDS encoding TetR/AcrR family transcriptional regulator, producing MGTAEETPGEEQPWGEVSPDAARRLLVAAVEAFAERGYHATTTRDIAGRAGMSPAALYIHYKTKEELLHRISRIGHDKALTILRTAADGAGGPAERLQEAVRSFVGWHAAHHTTARVVQYELDALGDEHRTEIVALRRQSDAAVRDIINDGVRTGEFDVPDVPGTTLAVLSLCIDVARWFNAAGHRTPDEVGALYADLVLRMVGARPVEPQK from the coding sequence ATGGGTACGGCGGAGGAGACGCCCGGCGAGGAGCAGCCGTGGGGCGAGGTCAGCCCCGACGCGGCCAGGCGGCTGCTGGTCGCCGCCGTCGAGGCCTTCGCCGAGCGTGGCTACCACGCGACGACGACCCGGGACATCGCGGGCCGTGCCGGCATGAGCCCCGCCGCGCTCTACATCCACTACAAGACGAAGGAAGAGCTGCTCCACCGCATCAGCCGGATCGGCCACGACAAGGCCCTGACGATCCTGCGGACCGCGGCGGACGGCGCGGGCGGCCCCGCCGAACGGCTCCAGGAAGCCGTCCGGTCCTTCGTCGGCTGGCACGCCGCGCACCACACGACCGCGCGGGTCGTGCAGTACGAGCTGGACGCGCTCGGCGACGAGCACCGTACCGAGATCGTCGCGCTGCGCCGCCAGTCGGACGCGGCCGTGCGGGACATCATCAACGACGGCGTGCGGACGGGGGAGTTCGACGTCCCCGACGTGCCCGGCACCACGCTCGCCGTCCTGTCGCTCTGCATCGACGTCGCCCGCTGGTTCAACGCGGCGGGACACCGGACGCCCGACGAGGTCGGCGCGCTCTACGCCGACCTCGTGCTGCGCATGGTGGGCGCCAGGCCCGTGGAGCCTCAGAAGTAG
- a CDS encoding acyl-CoA dehydrogenase family protein, translated as MNLELSDEQTAVRELAEDFVAREIAPHVVEWDRAESVDRTLVKKLGEVGFLGLTIDEEYGGSGGDHLAYCLVTEELGRGDSSVRGIVSVSLGLVAKTIAHWGSEEQKRQWLPGLTSGEYVGCFGLTEPGTGSDAGSLSTRAVRDGDSYVVNGTKMFITNGTWADVVLLFARTGDAPGHKGVSAFLVPTDTPGLTRRTLHGKLGLRGQATAELVLEDVRVPASAMMAPEGKGFSVAMSALAKGRMSVAAGCVGIARAALDAAVRYATEREQFGKTIAHHQLVQELISDIAVDVDAARLLTWRVADLIDRGQPFATESSKAKLFASEAAVRAANNALQVFGGYGYIDEYPAGKLLRDARVMTLYEGTSQIQKLVIGRALTGVSAF; from the coding sequence ATGAACCTGGAGCTCAGCGACGAGCAGACCGCCGTCCGGGAGCTGGCCGAGGACTTCGTCGCGCGCGAGATCGCACCGCACGTCGTCGAGTGGGACCGCGCGGAGAGCGTCGACCGCACCCTGGTGAAGAAGCTCGGCGAAGTCGGCTTTCTCGGGCTCACCATCGACGAGGAGTACGGCGGCTCGGGCGGCGACCACCTCGCGTACTGCCTGGTGACCGAGGAGCTCGGGCGCGGTGACTCCTCCGTGCGCGGCATCGTCTCCGTCTCGCTCGGCCTGGTCGCCAAGACCATCGCCCACTGGGGCAGCGAGGAGCAGAAGCGGCAGTGGCTGCCGGGGCTCACCTCCGGCGAGTACGTCGGATGCTTCGGGCTCACCGAACCGGGCACCGGCTCCGACGCGGGCAGCCTCAGCACGCGGGCGGTGCGCGACGGGGACTCGTACGTCGTCAACGGCACGAAGATGTTCATCACGAACGGCACCTGGGCCGATGTCGTGCTCCTCTTCGCCCGCACCGGCGACGCCCCCGGCCACAAGGGTGTGTCCGCCTTCCTCGTCCCCACCGACACCCCCGGCCTCACCCGCCGCACCCTCCACGGCAAGCTCGGCCTGCGCGGCCAGGCCACCGCCGAACTCGTCCTGGAGGACGTCCGCGTGCCCGCCTCGGCCATGATGGCGCCCGAGGGCAAGGGCTTCTCCGTCGCCATGTCGGCCCTCGCGAAGGGGCGGATGTCGGTGGCGGCGGGCTGCGTCGGCATCGCGAGGGCCGCCCTGGACGCGGCGGTGCGGTACGCCACCGAGCGCGAGCAGTTCGGGAAGACCATCGCCCACCACCAGCTGGTGCAGGAGCTGATCAGCGACATCGCGGTCGACGTGGACGCCGCGCGCCTGCTGACCTGGCGGGTCGCCGATCTGATCGACCGGGGGCAGCCGTTCGCCACGGAGTCCTCCAAGGCCAAGCTGTTCGCCTCCGAGGCCGCGGTGCGGGCCGCGAACAACGCTCTTCAGGTCTTCGGAGGGTACGGCTACATCGACGAGTACCCGGCGGGCAAGCTGCTGCGCGACGCCCGCGTCATGACCCTCTACGAAGGCACGAGCCAGATACAGAAGCTCGTCATCGGCCGCGCGCTGACGGGGGTTTCGGCCTTCTGA